In one Sander lucioperca isolate FBNREF2018 chromosome 7, SLUC_FBN_1.2, whole genome shotgun sequence genomic region, the following are encoded:
- the LOC116036294 gene encoding cytosolic 5'-nucleotidase 1A isoform X1 encodes MVSTIQNTDVKQKDADRAVVVAVTSRAVFESGADGDDVYGMGVAFPLLQALQRVNERLLEENPAESLLFDVVLITTDSQQQQQSSRIISSTRHYGLEVSRFCFSSEEDFVESLQKNNVQLFLSTDRNEVPQASQKGVLSALLDRQEAPSEQLRVMFCGDAVNRPDAGPMPASRQAAQSFSAQLGEMRQRFGMSDSPLSIVLMTSHGGRESCGGALRTLRSRGVNVDEAYCLAGAPLSPILSVVRPHFLLSDGFSGLED; translated from the exons ATGGTCTCCACGATCCAGAACACCGACGTGAAGCAG AAAGATGCTGATCGTGCAGTCGTTGTCGCGGTAACGTCTCGCGCAGTGTTTGAATCTGGAGCTGATGGGGATGATGTGTACGGAATGGGCGTGGCTTTCCCGCTGCTGCAG GCGCTGCAGAGAGTGAACGAACGTCTGCTGGAGGAAAATCCTGCTGAGTCGCTGCTGTTTGATGTCGTCCTGATCACCACCGACagccagcaacagcagcagagcTCCCGCATCATCAGCAGCACCAGACATTACG GTCTTGAAGTCAGCAGGTTCTGTTTTTCCAGCGAGGAGGATTTTGTCGAAAGTTTACAGAAGAATAACGTCCAACTCTTCCTGTCGACGGACAGAAATGAGGTGCCGCAGGCGTCACAGAAAG GTGTTCTCTCGGCCCTGCTGGACCGGCAGGAAGCTCCATCAGAGCAGCTCAGAGTAATGTTCTGCGGGGACGCCGTCAACCGGCCCGACGCTGGCCCAATGCCGGCGAGCCGACAGGCCGCTCAG AGTTTCTCAGCTCAGCTCGGCGAGATGCGGCAGAGGTTCGGCATGTCGGACAGCCCTCTCAGCATCGTTCTCATGACGTCACACGGTGGCAGGGAAAGCTGTGGCGGCGCCCTGCGGACGCTGCGATCCCGCGGCGTGAACGTGGATGAGGCGTACTGCCTGGCCGGGGCCCCGCTGAGCCCCATCCTGTCCGTGGTCCGACCTCACTTCCTGCTCAGCGACGGCTTCAGCGGCCTGGAGGACTGA
- the LOC116036294 gene encoding cytosolic 5'-nucleotidase 1A isoform X2 has protein sequence MGVAFPLLQALQRVNERLLEENPAESLLFDVVLITTDSQQQQQSSRIISSTRHYGLEVSRFCFSSEEDFVESLQKNNVQLFLSTDRNEVPQASQKGVLSALLDRQEAPSEQLRVMFCGDAVNRPDAGPMPASRQAAQSFSAQLGEMRQRFGMSDSPLSIVLMTSHGGRESCGGALRTLRSRGVNVDEAYCLAGAPLSPILSVVRPHFLLSDGFSGLED, from the exons ATGGGCGTGGCTTTCCCGCTGCTGCAG GCGCTGCAGAGAGTGAACGAACGTCTGCTGGAGGAAAATCCTGCTGAGTCGCTGCTGTTTGATGTCGTCCTGATCACCACCGACagccagcaacagcagcagagcTCCCGCATCATCAGCAGCACCAGACATTACG GTCTTGAAGTCAGCAGGTTCTGTTTTTCCAGCGAGGAGGATTTTGTCGAAAGTTTACAGAAGAATAACGTCCAACTCTTCCTGTCGACGGACAGAAATGAGGTGCCGCAGGCGTCACAGAAAG GTGTTCTCTCGGCCCTGCTGGACCGGCAGGAAGCTCCATCAGAGCAGCTCAGAGTAATGTTCTGCGGGGACGCCGTCAACCGGCCCGACGCTGGCCCAATGCCGGCGAGCCGACAGGCCGCTCAG AGTTTCTCAGCTCAGCTCGGCGAGATGCGGCAGAGGTTCGGCATGTCGGACAGCCCTCTCAGCATCGTTCTCATGACGTCACACGGTGGCAGGGAAAGCTGTGGCGGCGCCCTGCGGACGCTGCGATCCCGCGGCGTGAACGTGGATGAGGCGTACTGCCTGGCCGGGGCCCCGCTGAGCCCCATCCTGTCCGTGGTCCGACCTCACTTCCTGCTCAGCGACGGCTTCAGCGGCCTGGAGGACTGA